A region from the Paenibacillus humicola genome encodes:
- a CDS encoding YaiI/YqxD family protein produces the protein MNGKPLVVVDADACPVKREIVEAARKLSVPVLMVASYDHRLEPEEGVRIVQVDRSDQSVDLYISNHVAKGDIVVTQDFGLATIVLAKGAVALSPRGQQYDDGNIDFLMARRHELAKLRRGGGRSKGPRAMTDEDRARFQQKLTKVLLSRQENEGR, from the coding sequence ATGAACGGAAAACCGTTAGTTGTCGTGGACGCAGATGCGTGTCCGGTAAAGCGCGAAATTGTCGAAGCCGCTCGCAAGCTGTCCGTTCCCGTCCTGATGGTCGCCTCCTACGACCATCGGCTTGAGCCGGAAGAAGGCGTACGAATCGTCCAAGTCGACCGAAGCGACCAATCGGTCGACTTGTATATTTCGAATCATGTCGCAAAAGGCGATATCGTCGTCACGCAGGATTTCGGGCTGGCGACGATCGTGCTGGCGAAAGGAGCCGTCGCGCTGTCGCCGAGAGGGCAGCAGTACGACGACGGGAACATCGATTTTCTGATGGCGCGGCGGCATGAGCTGGCCAAACTGCGGCGCGGCGGCGGCCGTTCGAAAGGCCCGAGGGCAATGACCGATGAAGACCGCGCGCGTTTTCAGCAAAAGCTGACAAAAGTTTTGCTCAGCCGGCAGGAGAATGAAGGACGGTAG
- a CDS encoding pyruvate, water dikinase regulatory protein gives MTEETQSEVIIYVLSDSAGDTGELVVRAAAAQFHPLLADIRRAPFIHDTATLERFTLQAKACGGIILYTLVIPELREALNRLTQELDVMAIDLLGPLIGSLESKTGRSSRHEPGLNHVLDADYFRKVEAVEFAVKYDDMRDTAGIRKADIVLVGVSRTSKTPLSMYLAHKKFKVANVPLMPELEPPAELFDIPKERVIGLTIGVHYLNVIRKERLKALGLPDSAAYATTARIERELAYAREVMERLGCVVIDVSHRAVEETASLIMENIRAT, from the coding sequence ATGACGGAAGAGACGCAGTCTGAAGTCATTATCTATGTCTTATCGGATTCCGCCGGCGATACCGGAGAGCTGGTCGTCCGTGCGGCGGCCGCCCAGTTTCATCCGCTGCTGGCCGATATCCGCCGTGCGCCGTTCATCCACGATACGGCGACGCTTGAGCGGTTCACCCTTCAGGCGAAGGCATGCGGCGGCATTATTTTGTATACGCTGGTCATTCCGGAGCTGCGGGAGGCGCTGAACCGGCTCACGCAGGAGCTGGACGTCATGGCGATCGATCTGCTCGGACCGCTCATCGGCAGCCTGGAGTCGAAGACGGGGCGCAGCTCCCGGCACGAGCCGGGTCTTAATCACGTGCTGGACGCGGATTATTTCCGCAAGGTCGAAGCGGTGGAGTTCGCCGTCAAATATGACGATATGCGGGATACGGCAGGCATCCGGAAAGCCGACATCGTGCTGGTCGGCGTATCCCGGACGTCTAAGACGCCGCTCTCGATGTATCTCGCCCACAAAAAATTCAAGGTGGCGAACGTGCCGCTCATGCCGGAGCTGGAGCCTCCGGCGGAGCTGTTCGACATTCCGAAGGAGCGGGTCATCGGGCTGACGATCGGGGTGCATTATTTGAACGTCATCCGGAAAGAGCGGCTGAAGGCGCTCGGCCTGCCCGACAGCGCGGCTTATGCAACGACGGCGCGCATCGAACGCGAGCTCGCCTATGCGAGGGAAGTGATGGAACGGCTCGGCTGCGTCGTCATCGACGTCTCGCACCGGGCGGTCGAAGAGACGGCGAGCCTGATCATGGAGAATATCAGGGCCACTTGA
- the glyS gene encoding glycine--tRNA ligase subunit beta produces the protein MAKDLLLEIGLEEVPARFVRGAMNQLKEKTVKWLDASRIGHGEAEAFATPRRIAVLVRGVEEKQDDVNEEVKGPSRKIALDEQGNWSKAALGFARSQGVDPASFFFKELGGVEYVYANKSSVGAATAEVLPEGLASLIGSMSFPKNMRWGSTEMRFVRPIRWLVTLYGGEIVPLEIAGVASGRTTRGHRFLGGETEIAEPSQYAERLRGQRVVADVAERERLITQQIEALAAEKGWEIAVKEDLLEEVLFLVEYPSVLFGSFDPSFLHIPQEVLITSMREHQRYFPVLDANGRLLPYFVTVRNGDRTSIEQVAKGNEKVLRARLSDAKFFYAEDQKLAIPDALAKLETIVYHEELGTVADKVRRIQVTASKLSAALELDAQTTDDAARTAAVCKFDLVTQMVYEFPELQGIMGEDYARKAGEREAVARAINEHYQPRFAGDRAPSSLAGAVVSIADKIDTIVGCFQIGIVPTGSQDPYALRRQAAGIVQIILAHELKLPLGMLFDLSLDVHAGKPMKRDRADIRNDLYEFFGLRVKNVLTEQGIRYDVIDAVMASGYDDLRQTVDRASALTAAAAGERQAEFKSAVDALNRVCNLAAKAESGTVDPALFADPAEGALYQAWLETGPAASAALEAGDAAGAIAKLASLKDVINAYFDSVMVMADDKQVRDNRLATLAAIADGVARVADLSKLVWQ, from the coding sequence ATGGCTAAGGACCTGCTGCTTGAAATCGGACTCGAGGAAGTGCCCGCCCGCTTCGTGCGCGGCGCGATGAACCAGCTGAAGGAAAAAACGGTCAAATGGCTTGACGCCTCCCGGATCGGTCATGGGGAAGCCGAAGCGTTTGCCACGCCGCGCAGAATCGCCGTTCTGGTGAGGGGCGTCGAAGAGAAGCAGGACGACGTAAACGAAGAGGTAAAAGGGCCGTCCCGCAAAATCGCGCTCGACGAGCAGGGGAACTGGTCGAAGGCGGCGCTCGGCTTCGCGCGCAGCCAAGGCGTCGATCCCGCATCGTTCTTTTTTAAAGAGCTCGGCGGCGTCGAATACGTCTATGCGAATAAAAGCAGTGTCGGCGCCGCAACCGCCGAGGTGCTGCCGGAAGGGCTTGCGTCCCTGATCGGTTCGATGTCGTTTCCGAAAAACATGCGCTGGGGCAGCACGGAAATGCGCTTTGTCCGCCCGATCCGCTGGCTCGTGACGCTGTATGGCGGCGAAATCGTGCCGCTGGAAATCGCAGGCGTCGCAAGCGGCCGCACGACGCGCGGGCACCGTTTTCTCGGCGGCGAGACGGAAATCGCGGAGCCGTCTCAATATGCGGAGCGGCTGCGCGGGCAGCGGGTCGTCGCCGACGTCGCCGAACGCGAGCGGCTGATTACGCAGCAGATCGAAGCGCTGGCCGCCGAGAAAGGCTGGGAAATCGCCGTCAAGGAGGATCTGCTCGAGGAAGTGCTGTTCCTCGTCGAGTATCCGAGCGTGCTGTTCGGATCGTTCGATCCGTCGTTCCTGCACATCCCGCAGGAGGTGCTGATCACCTCGATGAGAGAGCATCAGCGCTATTTCCCGGTGCTCGATGCCAACGGCAGGTTGCTGCCGTATTTCGTGACGGTGCGCAACGGCGACCGGACCTCCATCGAGCAGGTGGCGAAGGGCAATGAGAAGGTGCTGCGCGCCCGGCTGTCCGACGCGAAATTTTTCTACGCCGAGGATCAGAAGCTGGCGATCCCCGATGCGCTGGCCAAGCTGGAGACGATCGTCTACCATGAGGAGCTCGGTACGGTGGCCGACAAAGTGCGCCGCATTCAGGTGACCGCAAGTAAGCTGTCAGCGGCTCTGGAGCTTGACGCCCAGACGACGGACGATGCCGCGCGAACGGCGGCTGTCTGCAAGTTCGACCTCGTCACGCAGATGGTCTATGAATTCCCGGAGCTGCAGGGCATCATGGGCGAGGATTACGCGCGCAAAGCGGGCGAGCGGGAGGCGGTCGCGCGAGCGATCAACGAGCATTACCAGCCGCGTTTCGCCGGCGACCGCGCTCCGTCATCGCTGGCCGGCGCCGTCGTCAGCATCGCCGACAAAATCGACACAATCGTCGGCTGCTTCCAGATCGGCATCGTGCCGACCGGCTCGCAGGACCCTTATGCGCTGCGCCGGCAGGCGGCAGGCATCGTGCAGATCATTTTGGCGCATGAACTGAAGCTGCCGCTCGGCATGCTGTTCGACCTGTCGCTGGACGTGCATGCCGGCAAACCGATGAAACGGGACCGGGCCGACATACGTAATGATTTGTACGAATTCTTTGGACTCCGCGTCAAAAACGTGCTTACCGAGCAGGGTATTCGTTATGACGTGATCGATGCCGTGATGGCTTCCGGCTACGACGATTTGCGGCAGACGGTAGACCGCGCGTCGGCGCTGACGGCGGCGGCCGCCGGCGAGCGCCAGGCCGAATTCAAATCGGCCGTCGACGCCTTGAACCGCGTCTGCAACCTGGCGGCGAAGGCCGAATCCGGCACCGTCGATCCGGCTTTGTTCGCCGACCCGGCGGAGGGCGCGCTGTATCAGGCGTGGCTGGAGACGGGACCCGCCGCATCCGCGGCGCTGGAAGCGGGCGATGCGGCAGGAGCGATTGCGAAGCTTGCCTCGCTGAAGGACGTCATCAATGCGTACTTCGACAGCGTCATGGTGATGGCCGACGACAAGCAGGTGCGGGATAACCGGCTGGCGACGCTTGCTGCAATCGCCGACGGGGTCGCCCGCGTAGCGGATTTGTCCAAGCTCGTTTGGCAGTAA
- the glyQ gene encoding glycine--tRNA ligase subunit alpha, with protein sequence MNFQSMILTLQQFWAEQNCILVQPYDVEKGAGTMNPMTFLRSIGPEPWNVAYVEPSRRPADGRYGENPNRLYQHHQFQVILKPSPGNIQELYLESLKRLGVDPLHHDIRFVEDNWESPTLGAWGLGWEVWLDGMEITQFTYFQQVGGIDANPVAVEITYGMERLASYIQEKENVFDLEWVDGVTYGDVFLQPEYEHSKYTFEVSDASMLFTLFNMYEGEARKAMEQKLVFPAYDYVLKCSHTFNLLDARGAISVTERTGYIMRVRNLARACAATYLEERERLGFPLLKKGVSVNG encoded by the coding sequence ATGAATTTTCAAAGTATGATTTTGACGCTGCAGCAGTTTTGGGCGGAACAAAACTGTATCCTCGTGCAGCCATACGACGTCGAGAAAGGCGCGGGCACGATGAACCCGATGACGTTTCTGCGCTCGATCGGACCCGAGCCGTGGAACGTCGCTTACGTGGAGCCTTCACGCCGCCCGGCGGACGGCCGCTACGGGGAAAATCCGAACCGGTTGTACCAGCATCACCAGTTTCAGGTCATTTTGAAGCCGTCGCCCGGCAACATCCAGGAGCTGTACCTCGAAAGCCTGAAGCGTCTCGGGGTCGACCCGCTTCATCACGACATCCGGTTCGTCGAGGACAACTGGGAATCGCCGACGCTCGGCGCCTGGGGGCTCGGGTGGGAAGTATGGCTGGACGGCATGGAAATTACGCAGTTCACGTATTTTCAGCAGGTCGGCGGCATCGACGCGAATCCGGTCGCGGTGGAAATCACATACGGCATGGAGCGTCTCGCCTCTTATATCCAGGAGAAGGAGAATGTCTTTGACCTGGAATGGGTGGACGGCGTTACCTATGGCGACGTGTTCCTGCAGCCGGAATACGAGCATTCGAAGTATACGTTCGAGGTGTCCGACGCTTCGATGCTGTTCACGCTGTTTAATATGTACGAAGGAGAGGCTCGCAAGGCGATGGAGCAGAAGCTCGTTTTTCCCGCTTACGATTATGTGCTGAAATGCTCGCATACGTTCAACCTGCTCGACGCGCGGGGCGCCATCAGCGTGACGGAGCGGACCGGCTACATCATGCGGGTGCGCAATCTGGCGCGCGCCTGTGCGGCGACCTACCTGGAGGAGCGCGAACGTCTCGGCTTCCCGCTGCTGAAGAAAGGGGTGAGCGTCAATGGCTAA
- the recO gene encoding DNA repair protein RecO: protein MQYRAEGIVIRSMDYGEGNKIVTIVTDSFGKTGLMVRGAKKARSRHGSLAQPFTLGEFHYFRNTGLGTLSHGEIIESHHVLREQLELAAYAAYAAELTDKALQDEEAGRYIFEQLKACFASLEEGKDPVIVTGIYEMKILQAAGYGPALGECASCGNAAGPMALSPRTGGLLCGRCRSRDPYALVLGDGALKLLRLFAGMDLGRLGNVQVKDETRLQLKQAMRLLMDAHLGIPLKSRSFLDQMDKFSI from the coding sequence GTGCAGTACCGGGCCGAAGGCATCGTGATCCGGAGCATGGATTACGGGGAAGGCAACAAAATCGTCACGATCGTAACCGATTCGTTCGGCAAAACGGGCCTGATGGTCCGCGGCGCGAAAAAAGCGAGAAGCCGCCACGGATCTCTGGCGCAGCCGTTTACGCTCGGCGAATTTCACTATTTTCGGAATACGGGACTCGGCACGCTGTCGCATGGTGAGATTATCGAATCTCACCATGTTTTGCGTGAACAGCTCGAGCTCGCCGCTTATGCGGCTTACGCCGCCGAGCTGACCGACAAGGCGCTTCAGGACGAAGAAGCCGGCCGGTACATATTCGAACAGCTGAAGGCGTGCTTCGCCTCGCTGGAGGAAGGCAAGGATCCGGTGATCGTGACCGGCATTTACGAGATGAAAATATTGCAGGCGGCCGGATACGGGCCGGCGCTCGGCGAATGCGCGTCCTGCGGCAACGCCGCGGGCCCGATGGCGTTAAGCCCCCGAACCGGCGGCCTGCTGTGCGGCAGATGCCGCAGCCGCGACCCGTACGCGCTGGTGCTTGGCGATGGAGCGCTGAAGCTGCTTCGTCTATTTGCCGGCATGGACCTCGGAAGACTCGGCAATGTCCAGGTGAAGGATGAAACCAGGCTGCAGCTGAAGCAGGCGATGAGGCTCCTAATGGATGCTCATTTGGGGATTCCGCTGAAATCGCGTTCTTTTCTCGACCAGATGGACAAGTTTTCGATCTGA
- a CDS encoding YqzL family protein produces MRDFSWKYFTMTGDVDAFMLYKEMDQLADAAEGSEEEPENDEAEGAGL; encoded by the coding sequence ATGCGGGACTTTTCGTGGAAGTATTTTACGATGACCGGGGATGTGGACGCTTTTATGCTCTATAAGGAAATGGATCAGCTCGCGGATGCGGCCGAAGGTTCGGAGGAAGAGCCGGAGAACGACGAAGCCGAAGGCGCCGGGCTTTAA
- the era gene encoding GTPase Era codes for MNASAAGKEPYRSGFVAIVGRPNVGKSTLINEMIGQKIAIMSDKPQTTRNKIHGVYTTDNFQIVFLDTPGIHKPQSKLGDFMVKEAVGTLGEVDAALFLIDASEGLGGGDRFIIEQLKKVETPVFLVINKIDKVHPEELLPLIAQYRELHEFTEVVPVSALQGSNVGTLLDVLSGYLPEGPQYYPADQITDHPEQFVCAELIREKILQLTREEIPHSIAVTIEDMRVQENGVVYIGAVIFVERDSQKGIVIGKQGALLKEVGKLARRDIELLLGSRTFLELWVKVKKDWRNQERILKDLGFRSE; via the coding sequence TTGAACGCATCGGCAGCGGGCAAGGAACCCTACCGCTCGGGCTTTGTGGCGATCGTCGGAAGGCCGAATGTCGGCAAATCGACGCTCATTAACGAAATGATCGGGCAGAAAATCGCCATCATGTCGGACAAGCCGCAGACGACCCGAAACAAAATACACGGCGTTTATACGACCGACAACTTCCAGATCGTATTTTTGGATACGCCGGGCATCCATAAGCCGCAGTCGAAGCTGGGCGATTTCATGGTGAAGGAAGCGGTCGGCACGCTCGGCGAAGTGGACGCCGCGCTTTTTCTGATCGACGCCTCCGAAGGACTCGGCGGCGGCGACCGTTTCATCATCGAGCAGCTGAAGAAAGTGGAAACGCCCGTTTTTCTCGTGATCAACAAAATCGATAAGGTGCATCCCGAGGAGCTGCTGCCGCTTATTGCGCAGTACAGGGAGCTGCACGAGTTCACCGAGGTGGTGCCGGTCTCGGCGCTGCAGGGCAGCAACGTCGGCACGCTGCTGGACGTGCTGTCCGGCTACCTGCCGGAAGGACCCCAGTATTACCCGGCGGATCAGATCACCGACCACCCGGAGCAGTTCGTCTGCGCCGAGCTGATCCGCGAAAAAATATTGCAGCTCACACGCGAGGAAATACCGCATTCGATCGCCGTTACGATCGAGGATATGCGCGTGCAGGAGAACGGCGTCGTCTACATCGGGGCGGTCATTTTCGTCGAACGGGACTCGCAGAAGGGCATCGTGATCGGCAAGCAGGGCGCGCTGCTGAAGGAAGTCGGCAAGCTGGCGCGGCGCGATATCGAGCTTCTGCTCGGCTCGCGCACATTCCTTGAGCTGTGGGTCAAGGTGAAGAAGGACTGGCGCAACCAGGAGCGCATTCTCAAGGATTTGGGCTTCCGCAGCGAATAG
- a CDS encoding cytidine deaminase — MKTVVTDLDRETAGDPQAEEWKALLEAAAKARKRAYAPYSRFLVGAALLDGEGRVHLGCNVENAAYGPTNCAERTALFRAVADGCRPRSFRAIAVIGDTPEPITPCGVCRQVLAELCTPDMPVIMSNLQGSRLVSTVSELLPGAFSFHQQDDNGSLEGEQSH, encoded by the coding sequence ATGAAGACAGTCGTGACGGACCTGGACCGGGAGACTGCGGGCGATCCGCAGGCGGAGGAATGGAAGGCGCTGCTGGAAGCCGCAGCGAAAGCCAGGAAACGGGCGTACGCTCCGTATTCGCGCTTCCTGGTGGGGGCGGCGCTGCTGGACGGCGAAGGCCGCGTGCATCTCGGCTGCAACGTCGAGAACGCCGCTTACGGCCCGACCAATTGCGCCGAACGGACGGCGCTGTTCCGGGCGGTGGCCGACGGCTGCAGGCCGCGTTCGTTCCGGGCGATCGCCGTCATCGGCGATACGCCGGAGCCGATCACGCCGTGCGGCGTATGCCGGCAGGTGCTGGCCGAGCTGTGCACGCCGGACATGCCGGTCATCATGAGCAATTTGCAGGGCAGCCGGCTCGTTTCTACCGTATCGGAGCTGCTGCCCGGAGCTTTTTCATTCCATCAACAAGACGATAACGGCAGCCTGGAAGGAGAGCAATCGCATTGA
- a CDS encoding diacylglycerol kinase family protein has protein sequence MRRFLRSAGAALSGIACAYRTQHHIRFHCFSAAVVIIAGLALRLSRFEWAWLVIAIVSVLAAELINTAVENVVDLASPNIHPLAKAAKDTAAGAVLVAAAGAVVIGLLVFGPHLWALVAQKG, from the coding sequence ATGCGCCGCTTCCTTCGCAGCGCGGGCGCGGCGCTGTCGGGCATCGCCTGCGCTTACAGAACGCAGCACCACATCCGGTTTCACTGCTTCAGCGCCGCCGTCGTGATCATCGCCGGCTTGGCGCTGCGGCTTTCGCGTTTCGAATGGGCATGGCTCGTCATCGCCATCGTGTCGGTCCTCGCGGCGGAGCTGATCAACACCGCGGTTGAGAACGTCGTCGATCTGGCGAGCCCGAATATCCATCCGCTCGCGAAGGCGGCGAAGGATACGGCGGCGGGCGCCGTGCTCGTTGCGGCGGCAGGAGCCGTCGTCATCGGGCTGCTCGTATTCGGACCGCATCTTTGGGCGCTTGTGGCGCAGAAAGGATGA
- the ybeY gene encoding rRNA maturation RNase YbeY, translating into MSLRLDWTNDQDKIGLPEGCIEQLEQLLQITGETEGIEDGEVTLTFVDDNEIHQVNRDYRGIDRPTDVLSFAMQEETDEEPEIIYEVESEEEAVPFDGMLGDIIISAETAKRQSEEYGHSLEREIGFLFVHGFLHLLGYDHQDEAGEAEMIRKQEAVLDRAGLRR; encoded by the coding sequence ATGAGTTTGCGTTTGGACTGGACCAACGATCAAGACAAAATCGGGCTTCCCGAAGGCTGCATCGAACAGCTGGAGCAGCTGCTGCAGATCACCGGGGAGACGGAAGGAATCGAAGACGGCGAAGTGACGTTAACGTTCGTGGACGATAACGAAATCCATCAGGTGAACCGCGATTACCGCGGCATCGACAGGCCGACCGACGTGCTGTCGTTCGCGATGCAGGAGGAGACGGACGAGGAGCCGGAGATCATTTACGAGGTCGAAAGCGAGGAGGAGGCTGTTCCTTTCGACGGGATGCTCGGCGATATTATCATTTCGGCGGAAACGGCAAAGCGGCAGAGCGAGGAATACGGACATTCCCTCGAGCGGGAAATCGGATTTCTGTTCGTGCACGGGTTTCTTCATCTGCTCGGCTACGATCATCAGGACGAAGCGGGAGAGGCGGAAATGATCCGCAAGCAGGAAGCCGTGCTGGACCGGGCGGGACTGCGACGGTAA
- a CDS encoding HD family phosphohydrolase: MRFSGWKQNAAVRWGLLLLFVLLFYLSMAPHLLPKTYDIELGKRSVRDIEAPKQLKDDKATIQAQEQAADRVQDIYSIVALHSENLLDKLFTRMEQLNQDDQVTDANKVAIYRSEIPQMYNDYVDQFARTNAGNGSYNQTLLDEMAKTVKEQAYRIPEETYYKLPQLTSDQLTEMRQVGLGIVRKLTSDPLSDAETARTKVAELVNASSLSERKTREIVQELARYAIMPNRFYDKQATSDARVQAKENTPEVIIKQGDIIVQKGEMISQDVYDRLSGFGLLQDKRTYWPNLGLLLMSVLFMLVIYSYLEKSSGLWKGGKTGYNNSQLMMLLLVFVLNLAAMHIARLTQTEAVPYVGYLAPTAMGAMLIALLLDAPLAIVSTFLFALAGSVIFNTEPNRIFDFNYGFVTAVVSFAAIFAIHRASHRSTILKAGIMVSLFGSASVVSLLLLQSELPQRTDMILPVAFTFASGLLTAILVIGLMPFFEVSFGILSALKLVELSNPNHPLLRKLLTETPGTYHHSVMVGNLSEAAAEAIGADGLLCRVGSFYHDIGKTKRPSYFIENQTNIENPHDKIDPKLSKSIIIAHARDGVEMQKAHNIPKPIRDIAEQHHGTTFLKYFYYKALKQAEEAGVEPDFTEDDFRYPGPRAQSKEAAIVGIADCVEAAVRSLRNPTMEQIETMIAKIIKGRLEDGQLDECDLTMKELDKIAQTLKETVIGIFHSRIEYPEDAKQKERPA; the protein is encoded by the coding sequence ATGCGATTCAGCGGATGGAAGCAGAACGCGGCCGTACGATGGGGGCTTTTGCTCCTGTTCGTTTTGCTTTTTTATTTGAGCATGGCGCCCCACCTGCTTCCGAAAACGTACGATATCGAGCTCGGCAAACGGAGCGTGCGCGATATTGAAGCGCCCAAGCAGCTGAAGGACGATAAAGCGACCATTCAGGCGCAGGAGCAGGCCGCCGACCGGGTACAGGACATTTATTCGATCGTGGCGCTGCACAGCGAAAATTTGCTCGACAAGCTGTTTACCCGGATGGAGCAGCTCAATCAGGACGACCAGGTGACGGACGCGAATAAAGTCGCGATCTATCGCAGCGAAATCCCGCAGATGTATAACGATTACGTCGACCAGTTCGCGCGGACGAACGCGGGCAACGGCAGCTACAATCAGACGCTGCTGGATGAAATGGCCAAGACGGTCAAGGAGCAGGCGTACCGCATTCCCGAGGAGACGTATTACAAGCTGCCGCAGCTGACGAGCGACCAGCTTACCGAGATGCGCCAGGTCGGCCTCGGCATCGTCCGCAAGCTGACGAGCGACCCGCTGAGCGATGCGGAGACGGCCCGCACCAAGGTAGCGGAGCTTGTCAACGCAAGCTCGCTTAGCGAGCGCAAGACGCGGGAGATTGTGCAGGAGCTGGCGCGTTATGCGATTATGCCGAACCGGTTCTACGACAAGCAGGCAACGAGCGACGCCCGCGTTCAGGCGAAGGAAAACACGCCCGAGGTGATCATTAAGCAGGGCGACATCATCGTGCAGAAGGGCGAAATGATTTCGCAGGACGTTTATGACCGGCTGTCCGGCTTCGGCCTGCTGCAGGATAAGCGGACCTATTGGCCGAATCTCGGCCTGCTGCTTATGTCGGTGCTGTTCATGCTTGTCATTTACAGTTATTTGGAGAAGTCAAGCGGATTATGGAAGGGCGGCAAAACCGGCTATAACAACTCGCAGCTCATGATGCTGCTGCTTGTATTCGTCCTGAACCTCGCGGCCATGCATATCGCCCGCCTGACGCAGACGGAGGCGGTGCCGTATGTCGGCTATCTGGCGCCGACGGCGATGGGCGCGATGCTGATCGCCCTCCTGCTGGACGCTCCGCTCGCGATCGTCAGCACGTTTCTGTTCGCGCTGGCGGGGAGCGTCATCTTCAATACGGAGCCGAACCGGATTTTCGACTTCAATTACGGCTTCGTCACGGCTGTCGTCTCGTTTGCCGCGATTTTCGCGATTCATCGCGCCAGCCACCGCTCGACCATTCTGAAGGCCGGCATTATGGTCAGCCTGTTCGGTTCGGCTTCCGTCGTTTCGCTGCTCCTGCTGCAGAGCGAGCTGCCGCAGCGAACCGACATGATCCTGCCCGTAGCGTTTACGTTTGCTAGCGGCTTGCTGACGGCGATTCTCGTCATCGGGCTGATGCCGTTCTTCGAAGTATCGTTCGGCATTTTGTCGGCGCTGAAGCTTGTGGAGCTGTCCAATCCGAACCATCCGCTGCTGCGCAAGCTGCTGACGGAAACGCCGGGGACGTACCACCACAGCGTCATGGTCGGCAACCTGTCGGAGGCCGCCGCCGAAGCGATCGGCGCGGACGGGCTGCTGTGCCGCGTCGGCTCTTTCTATCACGATATCGGCAAAACGAAGCGGCCGAGCTATTTTATCGAAAATCAGACGAATATCGAAAATCCGCACGACAAGATCGATCCGAAGCTGAGCAAATCGATCATTATCGCGCATGCGCGCGACGGGGTGGAGATGCAGAAGGCGCACAACATCCCGAAGCCGATCCGCGATATCGCCGAGCAGCATCACGGCACGACGTTTTTGAAATACTTTTACTATAAGGCGCTGAAGCAGGCGGAGGAAGCGGGCGTGGAGCCGGATTTTACCGAAGACGATTTCCGGTACCCGGGGCCGCGCGCCCAGTCTAAGGAGGCGGCGATCGTCGGCATTGCCGACTGCGTCGAGGCCGCCGTCCGCAGCCTGCGGAATCCGACGATGGAGCAGATCGAAACGATGATCGCCAAAATCATCAAGGGACGGCTCGAGGACGGCCAGCTTGACGAATGCGACCTGACGATGAAAGAGCTCGACAAGATCGCGCAGACGCTGAAGGAGACGGTAATCGGCATCTTTCACTCGCGCATCGAATATCCCGAAGATGCCAAGCAAAAGGAGCGACCGGCATGA
- a CDS encoding PhoH family protein, whose amino-acid sequence MVNETKVVKIPLAGAAEGLALLGPQDKFLRLVREQTAADVASRDAEITISGPEAEVDSIEQLFTVLQQLFRGGYTPSERDVTYALELARTLQADQLLDLFKAEITTTYKGKPIRVKTIGQRHYVQTIKKKDIVFGIGPAGTGKTYLAVVLAVAALKENAVKRIMLTRPAVEAGENLGFLPGDLQEKVDPYLRPLYDALHEVLGPDQTAKAFERGLIEVAPLAYMRGRTLDDSFIILDEAQNTTPEQMKMFLTRLGFGSKMVVTGDVTQIDLPRGKRSGLIEAQRILNNIEEIGFIAFSEHDVVRHSLVQKIINAYNWDAENETI is encoded by the coding sequence TTGGTCAATGAAACCAAGGTTGTGAAAATTCCGCTCGCCGGCGCGGCGGAAGGGCTGGCGCTGCTGGGGCCGCAGGACAAGTTCCTCCGGCTCGTTCGGGAGCAGACCGCAGCGGACGTTGCCTCGCGTGACGCCGAAATAACGATCTCCGGTCCGGAAGCCGAAGTGGACTCGATCGAGCAGCTGTTCACCGTGCTGCAGCAGCTGTTCCGCGGCGGCTATACGCCTTCGGAACGCGACGTGACTTATGCGCTTGAGCTGGCCAGGACGCTGCAGGCGGACCAGCTGCTCGATTTGTTCAAGGCGGAAATCACGACGACGTATAAAGGCAAACCGATCCGGGTGAAGACCATCGGCCAGCGCCATTACGTGCAAACGATCAAGAAAAAGGACATCGTGTTCGGCATCGGCCCAGCCGGTACGGGCAAAACGTATCTCGCGGTCGTACTGGCCGTCGCGGCGCTGAAGGAGAACGCCGTCAAGCGCATTATGCTCACGCGCCCCGCGGTCGAAGCGGGCGAGAACCTGGGTTTCCTGCCCGGCGATTTGCAGGAGAAGGTCGATCCGTATTTGCGCCCGCTCTACGACGCGCTTCACGAGGTGCTCGGGCCGGATCAGACCGCCAAGGCGTTCGAGCGGGGACTGATCGAGGTGGCGCCGCTCGCTTATATGCGGGGACGAACGCTGGACGATTCGTTCATTATTTTGGATGAAGCGCAGAATACGACACCGGAACAGATGAAAATGTTTTTGACCCGGCTCGGCTTCGGCTCGAAAATGGTCGTCACCGGAGACGTGACGCAGATCGACCTGCCGCGCGGCAAGCGGTCCGGCCTGATCGAGGCGCAGCGCATTTTGAACAATATCGAAGAAATCGGATTCATCGCCTTTTCGGAGCACGACGTTGTCCGCCATTCACTCGTGCAGAAAATTATAAACGCTTATAACTGGGACGCGGAAAACGAAACGATTTAA